The following are encoded in a window of Paenibacillaceae bacterium GAS479 genomic DNA:
- a CDS encoding biotin transport system substrate-specific component, with product MSSVSPLRRVVFIALFAALFVLFSAIQIQIGISPVPFTFQTMAVALAGAFLGARDGFLSIVLVYALTATGLPMIHGQGGLAFLAGQTAGFLWIFPICAFIIGLIVPRILAGAGNRSKFMTFLLVLIVMEVIGSLMAYVGGIPWLMHAADLSFSSAMSGGCYPFLLPDLLKNIVAAAAAVALRSYLPSLRLLRHSSKAFPAAPAA from the coding sequence ATGTCGTCCGTATCTCCGTTGCGCAGAGTTGTTTTCATTGCGCTGTTTGCAGCCCTATTTGTGCTGTTTAGCGCGATCCAAATCCAGATCGGTATCTCGCCAGTTCCTTTCACCTTTCAAACGATGGCCGTCGCACTTGCTGGCGCATTCCTCGGAGCAAGGGATGGATTTCTCAGCATCGTCCTCGTTTACGCCCTGACAGCTACAGGTCTGCCAATGATTCATGGCCAAGGAGGACTAGCCTTTCTCGCTGGGCAAACAGCTGGCTTCTTGTGGATCTTCCCTATCTGTGCCTTCATTATCGGTCTTATCGTGCCGAGAATTTTGGCCGGTGCAGGCAATCGAAGCAAGTTCATGACATTCCTGCTCGTCTTGATCGTCATGGAAGTTATCGGCTCACTTATGGCCTATGTAGGAGGCATTCCTTGGTTAATGCATGCCGCCGACCTGAGCTTTTCCTCTGCAATGAGCGGCGGTTGTTATCCGTTCCTACTTCCCGATTTGCTTAAAAATATCGTAGCAGCCGCAGCGGCAGTTGCACTCCGCTCTTATCTGCCTTCCCTCCGTCTGCTGCGCCACAGCAGCAAGGCTTTCCCCGCTGCTCCCGCAGCCTAA